CACCAGCTCCGCCCCGCGCTCGGCCGCCTCCGCCGACTTGGCCAGCAGCAGGGCGGCCAGCGTGGGATCCTGGATGCGCTCGCGCAGGCCGGTGGCGTAGGCGCCGTGGGTGGTGCGGGTGATGAAGCCGATGGCGGCCTCGTGCTCGCCCAGCTCCAGCAGGCCGACCACGGTGTGCATGCGGTTGGCGAACTCGTGGGCCTGGGCCCGCAGCGCGTCGGTGGCGCTGCTGGCGTCGTCCAGCTCGCGGGCCAGGCGGATCAGCTCGGTGCGGTCGCGCAGGGTGACCACCCAGCCGCGGTGACGCCCGCGCACCCAGACGGGGGTGCGGTTGAGCACGAGCACCCGGTCGCCGTGCAGCACGATGCGGTCCTCGCCGGGGTCGGCGCCGCCGAGCACGTCGCGCATGCGCTCGGAGACCGGCATCCGCGTCAGGTCCTCGCCGACGTCCCCGAGCAGCTCGCGGGCGGCGTCGTTGACCAGCGTCACCCTGCCTGCCAGGTCGAGCGCGAGCACCCCCTCCTTGACTCCGTGCAGCACGCCCTCGCGCTGCTCCAGCAGCGCCGCGATCTCGCGCGGCTCCAGGCCGAACGTCTGCCTGCGCACCCTCGCGGTGATCAGCGCGGCCAGCGCGAGCCCGGCCAGCAGCACGGCCAGCGCCGTCCAGAGCAACGGCGGCAGGGCCTGGAAGACCTGGCTGATGACCGTGGTCTCCAGCACGCCGACCGAGACGAGGCCGATGACCGTGCCGTACTCGTCGCGGATGGGCGCCTTGCCCCTGACCGTGGTGCCGATGGTGCCGGTCTCGGTGCCGACCCAGCTACGGCCCGTACGCAGGACCGGGCTGCCGTCGGTGGACAACCGCTTGCCGATCAGCGAGGCGTTGGGATGGGCGTACCGCTCCTGCTCGACGTTGGCGATCACCACGTAGTCGGCGCCGGTCTCGTGCTGCACGCTCATGGCCAGCGGCTGCAGCACCGACTCCGGGCTCTCCAGCGCGAACGCCCTCCTGACCTCGGGCAGCCCCGCCACCGACTGGGCGATCGCCAGCGCCCGCTGCTGGTGCAGCTCGTCGAGCTGGTCACGCGTGTGCTCGGCCCACACGCCACCGGTGCCCCCGACGGCGAGCAGCACGATCACCATCTGGAGCACGAACAGCTGGGTGCCCAGGGAGGCGTCCCGAACCCGTCTCACCCGGCCCATGGAAACACTCCCAGGTCACGTCCGGGTCGCGACCAATACGACCACTATGACGCCAAGCGCGCAAAGGCTCGACGCGACGCGGCGGGGACTTCACCATGCCAGTTCCATAACAGTGAAAATCCCCCCTGGAGTGATCATGCGCTTGCGCGTACTCGCCGCTCTCGCGGCACTCTCCCTCGGCGCCCTGACGGCGTGCGGCCAGTCGGGCGGCACCGCCGCCGCCGGGCCGCTGCGGATCATGGCCCCCGCCGCCCCCGGCGGCGGCTGGGACCAGACGTCCCGGACGGCGGAGCAGGCGTTCAAGGCGGCCGACCCGCAGCGCAAGGTCGAGGTGTACAACGTGCCCGGCGCCGGCGGCACGATCGGCCTGGCGCAGCTCGCCGGCGAGAAGGGCAACGGCAACCTGCTGATGACCATGGGCCTGGTCATGGTGGGCGCCATCGAGCAGAACAAGTCGAAGGTCACGCTCGCCGAGACCACGCCCATCGCCAAGCTGACCGAGGAGTACGAGCTGGTCGTGGTGCCGGCGGCGTCCCCGTTCACGTCGCTGGCCGACCTGGTGGCGGCCTGGAAGGCCGACCCGGCGAAGGTGTCGATCTCGGGCGGCTCCGCGGGCGGCACCGACCACATCGTGGCCGGGCTGATGGCCAAGGCCGCCGGCGTGGACCCCAAGCAGGTCAACTACATCGCCCACTCGGGCGGCGGCGAGGCGCTGAACGAGCTGCTCGGCAACAAGGTCAGCGCGGGCATCTCGGGCGTGGCCGAGTTCGCCGAGCACGTCAAGTCCGGCAAGCTGCGCGCCCTGGGCGTGACCTCCGCCGAGCGGGTGCCCGGCCTGGACGCCCCCACCCTCAAGGAGGGCGGGCTGGACGTCGAGCTGGCCAACTGGCGCGGCTTCGTCGCCCCCGGCGGGCTGTCCGAGGCCGACAAGAAGACCCTGACGGACGCGGTCACCAAGATGCACGGCGCGCAGCCGTGGAAGGACGCGGTGGCCAAGAACGGCTGGATCGACTCCTTCCAGACCGGCCAGCAGTTCGCCGACTTCCTGGCCGCCGAGCAGACCCGGGTCAAGGCCATCATCGCCGAGATGGGGCTCGTCTCCTGATGCTCAGGTCCCGGTGGCGGCCCGAGCTCGGGCTGGCGGTCGTGGTGCTGGTGCTGGGCGTGCTCGTCGTGGTCGGCACGCTGGACGTGTCGGCCGCGGCCTCCCAGCTCGGCATCGGGCCGCGCTTCTTCCCCATGCTGGTGGGCGGCGCCATGGTGATCGTCGGCCTGTTCTACGTGGCCGACGTGCTGCGCGGCGGGCACGGCGACCCCGAGGAGAGCGAGGACGTGGACGCCAGCGCGCCCACCGACTGGCGCAGCCTGGCCCTGGTCAGCGGCATCTTCCTGGCCTTCGCCGCGCTCCTCGACCTGCTCGGCTGGATCGTCGGCGCCAGCCTGCTGTTCTTCGGCCTGTCGGTGGCGCTGGGCGCCGAGCACAAGCTGCGCGCCGCCGTCATCGCCGTGGTGCTGGGCGTGACGACGTACCTGCTGTTCGTCAACGGCCTGGGCGTCAACCTGCCGAACGGGGTGTTCGCGCCGTGACCTCACTCCAGCTCCTGCTCGACGGCTTCGCCGCCGCGCTCACCCCGGTCAACCTGCTGTACGCGCTCGTCGGCGTCACGCTCGGCACCCTCGTCGGCGTGCTGCCCGGCATCGGGCCCGCGATGACCGTGGCGCTGCTGCTGCCGATCACCTTCACGGTGCCGCCCGCCAGCGCGTTCATCATGTTCGCCGGCATCTACTACGGCGGCATGTACGGCGGCTCCACCACCTCCATCCTGCTCAACACGCCGGGCGAGTCCGCGTCGATGATCACGGCGCTGGAGGGCAACAAGATGGCCAGGCGCGGGCGGGCCGCCCAGGCGCTGGCCACGGCCGCCATCGGCTCGTTCGTGGCCGGCACCATCGCCACGGCGTTGCTGGTCGTGGCGGCGCCCGCGGTGGTCAGCTTCGCGATCGCATTCGGCCCCGAGGACTACTTCGCCCTGGCGATCCTCGCCTTCACCGCCGTGTCGTCGGTGTTGTCCCGCTCGATCGTGCGCGGCCTGGCCTCGCTCGGCCTCGGCCTGGTGATCGGCCTGATCGGCATCGACCAGCAGACCGGCCAGGCCCGGCTCACGCTGGGCATCCCGCAGCTCCTCGACGGCATCGACGTGGTGATCGTCGCGGTCGGCCTCTTCGCCCTGGGCGAGGCCCTGTACGTGGCCTCCCGCCTGCGGCACGCGCCACCCGAGGTGGTGCCGGTGGGCCGGGCGTGGATGGGCCGCTCCGACTGGCGCCGCTCCTGGCTGCCGTGGCTGCGCGGCACCGCCCTGGGCTTCCCGTTCGGCGCGCTGCCGGGCGGCGGGGCAGAGATCCCCACGTTCCTGTCGTACGCGGCGGAGAAGCGGCTGGCCCGCGGGGTCGCCCGCGAGGAGTACGGCCAGGGCGCCATCGAGGGCGTCGCGGGCCCCGAGGCGGCCAACAACGCCTCCGCGGCCGGCACCCTGGTCCCGCTGCTCACGCTGGGCCTGCCCACCTCGGCCACGGCCGCGATCCTGCTGGCCGCCTTCCAGCAGTACGGCCTCCAGCCGGGCCCGCAGCTCTTCGACCACAACCCGGCGCTGGTGTGGGGCATGATCGCGTCGCTGTTCATCGGCAACGCGATGCTGCTGGTGCTGAACCTGCCCATGGCCCCGCTCTGGGCCCGAGTCCTGCGCGTCCCCCGGCCCTACCTCTACGCCGGGATCGTGCTCTTCGCCGCCCTCGGCGTCTACGCGCTGAACGGCACCGTGGTGGACCTGTTCGTGCTGTACGTGCTCGGCCTGCTCGGCTACGCCATGCGGCGCTTCGGCCTGCCCGTCGCGCCCGCCGTGATCGGCATGATCCTCGGCCCGATGGCGGAGATCCAGCTGCGCCGGGCGCTGGCCATCGGCGCGGGCGACGTGAGCGTGCTCGTCCGCAGCCCGATCGCGGCCGTGCTGCTGGTGCTGTCGGCCCTGGCGCTGCTGACGCCGCTGTTCAGAAAGCTCCTGGCCCGGCGCGGCTTGGCTCCCGCGCCCCGCAACGAGGAGTAGCGGGGGCCCGGGCCGGGAACCTCTCCTCGTGGTTCTTGGAGCGGCCCCGCCGATCTGTCCGGATCGACGGGGCCGGCCGGTCTCGCTACTCGGAGACGCCCAGCTTCTCCAGGATCAGCTGCCGGGCGCGGGCCGCGTCGGCCTTGCCCTTGCTGGCCCGCATGACGCCGCCGACGAGCGCGCCCGCCGCGGCGATCTTCCCGGACCGCACCTTCTCGGCCGCGTCGGCGTTGTCGGCCAGCACCTGGTCGATGATCGCCGACAGCTCGCCCTCGTCGTTGACGATCTTCAGGCCGCGCCGCTCGACCACCTCGTCCGGCGTGCCCTCACCGGCCAGCACGCCTTCGAGCACCTCGCGCGCCAGCTTGTCGTTGAGCGCGCCCGAGGCCACCAGCTCGGTCACCCGGGCGATCTGCTCGGGCGTGATCGGCAGGTCGGCCAGCGGCGTGCCCGTCTCGTTGGACTTGCGCGCCAGCTCGCCCATCCACCACTTGCGCGCGTCGGCCGCCGGCGCCCCGGCCGCGACCGTGGCCTCGACCAGGTCGATGGCGTCGGCGTTGTGCATGGCCTGCATGTCGAGGTCGGACAGGCCCCACTCGGCCTGCAACCGCTTGCGCTTGACCGACGGCAGCTCGGGCAGGGCCGCCTTCAGCTCGGCCACCCACGCCGTATCGGGCGCGATCGGCACGAGGTCGGGCTCGGGGAAGTAGCGGTAGTCCTGCGCCTCCTCCTTGGACCGGCCGGAGGTGGACCTGCCGGTGTCCTCGTGGAAGTGGCGGGTCTCCTGCACGACCCTGCCGCCCTCGGCCAGGACCGCCGCCTGCCGCTCGATCTCACTGCGCACGGCCCGCTCGACGCTGCGCAGCGAGTTGACGTTCTTGGTCTCCGTACGGGTGCCCCACTCGGAGGAGCCGCGCGGCATCAGCGAGACGTTGACGTCACACCGCAGCGAGCCCTCCTCCATGCGCACGTCGGAGACTCCCAGCGAGCGCATGATCTCGCGCAGCTCCGTGACGTACGCCCTGGCCACCTCGGGCGCGAGCCGGTCGGTGCCCGGGATGGGCTTGGTCACGATCTCGACCAGCGGGATGCCCGCGCGGTTGTAGTCGACGATCGAGTAGTCGGCCCCGTGGATGCGCCCGGTCGAGCCGCCCACGTGGGTGGACTTGCCGGTGTCCTCCTCCAGGTGCACCCGCTCGATCTCGATCCGCACGGTCTCGCCGTCGACCTCGACGTCGATGTAGCCGTCGAAGCACAGCGGCTCGTCGTACTGCGAGATCTGGTAGTTCTTCGGCATGTCCGGATAGAAGTAGTTCTTCCTGGCCATGCGGCACCACTCGGCGATCGAGCAGTTGAGCGCCAGGCCGATGCGGATCGTCGACTCGATGGCCTGGGCGTTGGCCACCGGCAGTGCGCCGGGGAAGGCCAGGCAGGTCGGGCAGACCTGCGTGTTGGGCGGGGCGCCGAAGGTCGTCTTGCAACCGCAGAACATCTTCGACTTGGTGCCCAGCTCGACATGCGTCTCGAGGCCGAGCACCGGCTCGAACCGCTCGAGCGCTTCGTCGTACGGCATGATTCCTGCTGTGTCAATCACGGATCAACCTCAGTTCTTTCAAAGCCTCGCACGTCTCGGCCTGCCAGAGACGGTATGAGGGCACGCCTTTCAGGTGGTCCAGGTTCATCAGCTCGGCGATGCGAGTCAGGTAATCGCCGGCTTCCCTGCCCGCTCGTCGCCGACGCCTGCCGCTCGCCACGATGTCCTTCAATGTCCGTTTGGGGTTCGAGAGAGCCTCCACGCGCGAGAGCCGGTCGCCTTCGAAGACGTCTTTCGGGTCCCACGACGATCCCGCGACACGACGCAGGACATCCAGGTCACCCAGCGCCCAGCTTTCCATCTCGCGAACGGGTACCACTCGCACCACCGGTCGTTCCAGCCCGCGCTTCTCCCACAGCTCTCGCAACGGTGTCCAGTATTTGCGCTCTTCACGGCCAGGCGCCGCCGAACCGTCATAGTGGTAGAAGAGCAACGTCATGCCGGCCACCGCCGTCTGTGCCGCCCTGCACACTGCGTCGTGCCGGGACTCCTCGTCCTGCACGGACACACGCAGCACTTGAACCGGCGCGACGCCGAGACCATGCCGAAAGCAGATGTCGTTCAGCGCCCGCTCGAGCAGCACGGGCAGAAAGTCGTAGTCGGAATTCCCCTCGGCAGTCAGGAAGGCGTTGACCTCGATCACGAGACCTCTTCCAGAAGCTGCCGCGCCTCTGCCTCGGAGATGGCGGCGAATGCCCGCCGCTCAGACTCCGAGACGACCAGCCCTACCTCATCCAGCGGCGGCGTGCCGTCCGGCAAGGTCGGGGCCAGGTGCCGGGCACGGGACACGCGGCTTCCGACGCCGCACTCGTCGGCTTCCGGAACCGTGACCCAGTCCATCACCAGCAGATCTTCGCGGTCCAAGGCCACCAGCATCAGCGGTGAGTGGCTGCTCATGATGAGCTGAGCTAGAGGCTCTTCCTCCTCAACGACCCGGGCCGGATCCGTGACGAGCTTGCGAAGATGCTTGACGAGCTCCCGCAACCGCTGGGGGTAGATGCCGTTCTCCGGCTCCTCGAAGCAGATGAGACCGCGATAAGCCGGGTCGTACAGCGCCGCCAGCAGAGCCAGAACCCTCAAGGTGCCGTCCGAGGCGACGCGGGCGCTCACTCTTCCCTCGTCCCGCGTGCGGAGATAGATCTCCCACTGCTCCTTGGCGAGGTTCTCCTCCACCTCGATATCGGCGAAACCGCGTACGACACGCGCCATGTCAGCGGCGATCTCGTCCAGTGAGCTACCGAACTCGTCCGCGGTCGTCTGCTCGATCCGGCGTAGCACCTTGGCGAGGTTCGCGCCACTCGGATCGAGTTGCTCGCCGCGCTGGTGGCGGGAACTGGGCATCCGCAGTGCTGCCGGATCAAGCTGGAGGAAACGCCAGGACGCGATCTCCTTCCGCAACGCGTACAGAAGCGGAAACTCGCCTGCCGACGTAATGCTGGAGAGGACAGTTGCCTCGGCGGCATGCGCCGCGAGCTCTCTCTTACGCCCCTGGCGGCCTTCTTGCGCGATCCGGAAGACCGGGCGGCCCGCATCGTCCACGGTCGTCTCCAGAAGAGGCGAGTGCCGCTTGTAGCGTAGAAAGGCGGAGCGGAACTCCTTTCCGGCGTTCTGCTCCCGCACCCACGAATCATCGGCCGAACGGATGGGCCGTGCTTCTTCCCTGGCCACGTACGGCCTTACGAACCCGTCCTCGCTCTGGCGCTGCACGATCTCCAGTTCGTAGCGGATCCGAGTGTGTGAGACCTCAAGCTCCGCTCCGAACTGATCGACCACTTTCGCATCCAGGAGGACTTCGACCGCGAAGACCATGCGGTCCACTACCTGGCCGTCACCGCGCCGCCTGAACAACTCACCGAGATCCCCTCTCGCCGCGGCGAACGCGTCGTAGAGGCTCGGAGTACCGACGAGCCTGCGGAGCAACTGAATGCCGTCGAAGAGGTTCGACTTACCGCTGGCGTTCGGACCGATCACCACGAGAAATGGCGGCACGTCCAGCTTGAAGCTCGCGAACGACTTGAAGCCGTCGATCTCGATCCGTGTGAGCATGCCGCCATTCCCCCTACAGCTCCGGAGCCTTGGACAGCAGGCTGCCGCCCCAGCGGCTCTCCAGGGCCTGCTCCACGGCCGCGCCGACGCGGTAACAGCGGTCGTCGGCCAGGACCGGGGCCATGATCTGCAGGCCCACCGGCAGGCCGTCCTCGTCGGCCAGACCGCACGGCACCGACATGGCCGCGTTGCCCGCGAGGTTCGACGGGATCGTGCACAGGTCGGCGAGGTACATCGCCATCGGGTCGTCGGCGCGCTCGCCGATCGGGAACGCCGTGGTGGGCGTGGTCGGCGACACCAGCACGTCCACCTGCTGGTAGGCGGCCTCGAACTCGCGGGCGATGACCGTGCGCACCTTCTGGGCCTGGCCGTAGTAGGCGTCGTAGTAGCCGCTCGACAGCGCGTACGTGCCCAGCATGATGCGCCGCTTGACCTCGGGCCCGAACCCGGCGGCCCTGGTCAGCGCCATGACCTCCTCGGCGCTGCGGGTGCCGTCGTCGCCGACGCGCAGGCCGTAGCGCATCGCGTCGAAGCGCGCCAGGTTGGACGAGCACTCCGACGGCGCGATGAGGTAGTAGGCGGGCAGCGCGGTCGTGAACGACGGGCAGGAGACCTCGACGACCTTGGCCCCGAGCGACTCCAGGAGCTGCACGGCCTCGTGGTAGCGGGCCAGGACGCCCGCCTGGTAGCCCTCGCCGGCGAACTCCTTGACGACGCCGATCCGCATGCCGGCGATGTCGGGGTTCTGCGCGGCCTCGACGACCGACGGCACGGGCGCGTCGATCGAGGTGGAGTCCATCGGGTCGTAGCCGGAGAACGCCTCGTGCAGCAGCGCCGCGTCGAGCACGTTGCGGGCGAACGGGCCCGGCGTGTCGAGCGAGCTGGCGAAGGCGATCAGGCCGTAACGCGACGAACCACCGTAGGTCGGCTTCATGCCGACGATGCCGGTGACGGCGGCGGGCTGCCGGATCGAGCCGCCGGTGTCGGTGCCCGTGGACAGCGGCGCCTCGTACGCGGCCACCGCGGCGCTGGAGCCGCCCGACGAGCCGCCGGGGATCTTCGTCAGGTCCCACGGGTTGTGGGTGGGGTGGTAGGCGGAGTTCTCCGTCGAGGAGCCCATGGCGAACTCGTCGAGGTTCGTCTTGCCCAGGATGACCAGCCCGGCCTCACGCAGGCGGGTCGTGACGGTCGCGTCGTACGGCGGCCGCCAGCCCTCCAGGATCTTGGAGGCGGCCGTCGTCGGCATGTCGCGGGTGGTGAAGATGTCCTTGTGCGCGATCGGCACGCCGGCCAGCGGCCCCAGCTTCTCGCCGGCCCGCAGCCGGGCGTCTACGGCCCGCGCCTGATCGAGCGTGACCTCCCGATCGACGTGCAGGAACGCCTGCACCTTGGGCTCCACCTCGGCCATCCGGTCGAGATGCGCCTCGGCGACCTCCACGGCCGACACCTCGCCTGCGGCGATCATCGAGCCCAGCTCGGCGGCGGTCTTACGGATCAAGCTCATGCCTCCTCCCCGAGGATGCGCGGCACCCGGAAGCGGTCGTCCTCGACGGCGGGGGCGCCGGCGAGCGCCTGGTCGGGCGTCAGGGACTGTCGCACCTCGTCGGCACGGAAGACATTGGTCAGCGGAAGCGCGTGCGACGAAGGCGGCACGTCCTCGGCGGCGACCTCGGCCACCTTCGCGACCGACTCGATGATGGCATCGAGCTGGGTGGCGTAGTGATCGAGCTCGTCGTCGGTGAGCGCCAGCCTGGACAACCGGGCCAGGTGTGCGACCTCGTCGCGGGTTATGGCGGACATGAGTCGTTGAACCCGTTTCGTGGATGGAGTCTTTGGACACTGCCATCCTAGGGGGCTTGACGTGGCAGCCCTGAACGATTATCCCCGTCGAGACGTCCTCACCCGTAGAGCTGCGCGAGCCCCACCGCGCGCACATCTCCCTCACGCGCCAGTGAACCGTCGAAGCCCACGCCGCTGTAGCAGGTCAGCACTGTGTCGCTGACGTCGTGGATCAATGGCTCGCAGACGCGGAAGACGGAGCGTGAAGGCCGGAAGACGTCGGGCTCCCTCCGCAGGAGGTGACAGTCCTCCAGCACGTTGAGGTAGTGCCCGATATCGGTGACCTTGCGTCCGACGTGAGAGGCGATCGCGCCTCTCGTGCAGTTGCCGGTGGCCACCGCCGCCAGCACCGACTGGTACATCGCCGTGTCCCGTGCCTCAACCTGCTCCCCAAGAAGATAACGCGCTTCCCTGAAGAGGGTCTTGTTGGGATTGAGCACCGTGCGCCGCACCCAGTCATCGAAATCGCCAAGACCCTCGCAGACGTCGCCCTCCACGAAAGGCAGGTAGGCGGGAGTACCGCCCACGATCGCGTGGGTCATCGCCGCGAGCCGCCGATCGGTCGTACCCCAGTAGTCGGCGGCGAGCCGGAAGTCGAAGGGACGCAGCACCATCTCCAGCACCGCCCGTCCGCGCAGGGGAGCGTTACCCGCGAGAAGTCGGCCCATGACGGACATCACCGACCCGCACAACAGGAGGGAGACGGGCGCGTTGGTGGACACCGCGCGGTCGATCTCCCGCTGGATGATCGAGGGAAGGGCCGGTGAGACCTTGCTCAAGTAGGGGAACTCGTCGATCACGACCAGTTCTCGCCGCTCGGCGAAGATGGCGAACAGTTGCTTGATCGCCGCATCCCAGCTGTCGAAGCTGAACGGCGCCGAGGTCCCGAGGTGCTCGG
The nucleotide sequence above comes from Nonomuraea gerenzanensis. Encoded proteins:
- a CDS encoding ATP-binding protein, with product MGRVRRVRDASLGTQLFVLQMVIVLLAVGGTGGVWAEHTRDQLDELHQQRALAIAQSVAGLPEVRRAFALESPESVLQPLAMSVQHETGADYVVIANVEQERYAHPNASLIGKRLSTDGSPVLRTGRSWVGTETGTIGTTVRGKAPIRDEYGTVIGLVSVGVLETTVISQVFQALPPLLWTALAVLLAGLALAALITARVRRQTFGLEPREIAALLEQREGVLHGVKEGVLALDLAGRVTLVNDAARELLGDVGEDLTRMPVSERMRDVLGGADPGEDRIVLHGDRVLVLNRTPVWVRGRHRGWVVTLRDRTELIRLARELDDASSATDALRAQAHEFANRMHTVVGLLELGEHEAAIGFITRTTHGAYATGLRERIQDPTLAALLLAKSAEAAERGAELVLAEDSSVPEGLLGDPRDAVLVVGNLVANAIDALDGAQGTIEVSVQADASGLRVRVGDSGPGIAPDLVEEVFREGFTTKAAEAGPRGLGLALTRQACLRRGGWVRVRNAGGAVFTALLPARTGS
- a CDS encoding Bug family tripartite tricarboxylate transporter substrate binding protein, translating into MRLRVLAALAALSLGALTACGQSGGTAAAGPLRIMAPAAPGGGWDQTSRTAEQAFKAADPQRKVEVYNVPGAGGTIGLAQLAGEKGNGNLLMTMGLVMVGAIEQNKSKVTLAETTPIAKLTEEYELVVVPAASPFTSLADLVAAWKADPAKVSISGGSAGGTDHIVAGLMAKAAGVDPKQVNYIAHSGGGEALNELLGNKVSAGISGVAEFAEHVKSGKLRALGVTSAERVPGLDAPTLKEGGLDVELANWRGFVAPGGLSEADKKTLTDAVTKMHGAQPWKDAVAKNGWIDSFQTGQQFADFLAAEQTRVKAIIAEMGLVS
- a CDS encoding tripartite tricarboxylate transporter TctB family protein, which produces MLRSRWRPELGLAVVVLVLGVLVVVGTLDVSAAASQLGIGPRFFPMLVGGAMVIVGLFYVADVLRGGHGDPEESEDVDASAPTDWRSLALVSGIFLAFAALLDLLGWIVGASLLFFGLSVALGAEHKLRAAVIAVVLGVTTYLLFVNGLGVNLPNGVFAP
- a CDS encoding tripartite tricarboxylate transporter permease encodes the protein MTSLQLLLDGFAAALTPVNLLYALVGVTLGTLVGVLPGIGPAMTVALLLPITFTVPPASAFIMFAGIYYGGMYGGSTTSILLNTPGESASMITALEGNKMARRGRAAQALATAAIGSFVAGTIATALLVVAAPAVVSFAIAFGPEDYFALAILAFTAVSSVLSRSIVRGLASLGLGLVIGLIGIDQQTGQARLTLGIPQLLDGIDVVIVAVGLFALGEALYVASRLRHAPPEVVPVGRAWMGRSDWRRSWLPWLRGTALGFPFGALPGGGAEIPTFLSYAAEKRLARGVAREEYGQGAIEGVAGPEAANNASAAGTLVPLLTLGLPTSATAAILLAAFQQYGLQPGPQLFDHNPALVWGMIASLFIGNAMLLVLNLPMAPLWARVLRVPRPYLYAGIVLFAALGVYALNGTVVDLFVLYVLGLLGYAMRRFGLPVAPAVIGMILGPMAEIQLRRALAIGAGDVSVLVRSPIAAVLLVLSALALLTPLFRKLLARRGLAPAPRNEE
- the gatB gene encoding Asp-tRNA(Asn)/Glu-tRNA(Gln) amidotransferase subunit GatB, translated to MPYDEALERFEPVLGLETHVELGTKSKMFCGCKTTFGAPPNTQVCPTCLAFPGALPVANAQAIESTIRIGLALNCSIAEWCRMARKNYFYPDMPKNYQISQYDEPLCFDGYIDVEVDGETVRIEIERVHLEEDTGKSTHVGGSTGRIHGADYSIVDYNRAGIPLVEIVTKPIPGTDRLAPEVARAYVTELREIMRSLGVSDVRMEEGSLRCDVNVSLMPRGSSEWGTRTETKNVNSLRSVERAVRSEIERQAAVLAEGGRVVQETRHFHEDTGRSTSGRSKEEAQDYRYFPEPDLVPIAPDTAWVAELKAALPELPSVKRKRLQAEWGLSDLDMQAMHNADAIDLVEATVAAGAPAADARKWWMGELARKSNETGTPLADLPITPEQIARVTELVASGALNDKLAREVLEGVLAGEGTPDEVVERRGLKIVNDEGELSAIIDQVLADNADAAEKVRSGKIAAAGALVGGVMRASKGKADAARARQLILEKLGVSE
- a CDS encoding DUF4276 family protein → MIEVNAFLTAEGNSDYDFLPVLLERALNDICFRHGLGVAPVQVLRVSVQDEESRHDAVCRAAQTAVAGMTLLFYHYDGSAAPGREERKYWTPLRELWEKRGLERPVVRVVPVREMESWALGDLDVLRRVAGSSWDPKDVFEGDRLSRVEALSNPKRTLKDIVASGRRRRRAGREAGDYLTRIAELMNLDHLKGVPSYRLWQAETCEALKELRLIRD
- a CDS encoding AAA family ATPase, translating into MLTRIEIDGFKSFASFKLDVPPFLVVIGPNASGKSNLFDGIQLLRRLVGTPSLYDAFAAARGDLGELFRRRGDGQVVDRMVFAVEVLLDAKVVDQFGAELEVSHTRIRYELEIVQRQSEDGFVRPYVAREEARPIRSADDSWVREQNAGKEFRSAFLRYKRHSPLLETTVDDAGRPVFRIAQEGRQGRKRELAAHAAEATVLSSITSAGEFPLLYALRKEIASWRFLQLDPAALRMPSSRHQRGEQLDPSGANLAKVLRRIEQTTADEFGSSLDEIAADMARVVRGFADIEVEENLAKEQWEIYLRTRDEGRVSARVASDGTLRVLALLAALYDPAYRGLICFEEPENGIYPQRLRELVKHLRKLVTDPARVVEEEEPLAQLIMSSHSPLMLVALDREDLLVMDWVTVPEADECGVGSRVSRARHLAPTLPDGTPPLDEVGLVVSESERRAFAAISEAEARQLLEEVS
- the gatA gene encoding Asp-tRNA(Asn)/Glu-tRNA(Gln) amidotransferase subunit GatA, coding for MSLIRKTAAELGSMIAAGEVSAVEVAEAHLDRMAEVEPKVQAFLHVDREVTLDQARAVDARLRAGEKLGPLAGVPIAHKDIFTTRDMPTTAASKILEGWRPPYDATVTTRLREAGLVILGKTNLDEFAMGSSTENSAYHPTHNPWDLTKIPGGSSGGSSAAVAAYEAPLSTGTDTGGSIRQPAAVTGIVGMKPTYGGSSRYGLIAFASSLDTPGPFARNVLDAALLHEAFSGYDPMDSTSIDAPVPSVVEAAQNPDIAGMRIGVVKEFAGEGYQAGVLARYHEAVQLLESLGAKVVEVSCPSFTTALPAYYLIAPSECSSNLARFDAMRYGLRVGDDGTRSAEEVMALTRAAGFGPEVKRRIMLGTYALSSGYYDAYYGQAQKVRTVIAREFEAAYQQVDVLVSPTTPTTAFPIGERADDPMAMYLADLCTIPSNLAGNAAMSVPCGLADEDGLPVGLQIMAPVLADDRCYRVGAAVEQALESRWGGSLLSKAPEL
- the gatC gene encoding Asp-tRNA(Asn)/Glu-tRNA(Gln) amidotransferase subunit GatC codes for the protein MSAITRDEVAHLARLSRLALTDDELDHYATQLDAIIESVAKVAEVAAEDVPPSSHALPLTNVFRADEVRQSLTPDQALAGAPAVEDDRFRVPRILGEEA
- a CDS encoding AAA family ATPase — encoded protein: MQPKPPEIFARDDEWQYLAKFAERTGTRPKLGVVSGRRRQGKTFLLVSLAQQSGAFYFSATQATERDSLTLFSAALAEHLGTSAPFSFDSWDAAIKQLFAIFAERRELVVIDEFPYLSKVSPALPSIIQREIDRAVSTNAPVSLLLCGSVMSVMGRLLAGNAPLRGRAVLEMVLRPFDFRLAADYWGTTDRRLAAMTHAIVGGTPAYLPFVEGDVCEGLGDFDDWVRRTVLNPNKTLFREARYLLGEQVEARDTAMYQSVLAAVATGNCTRGAIASHVGRKVTDIGHYLNVLEDCHLLRREPDVFRPSRSVFRVCEPLIHDVSDTVLTCYSGVGFDGSLAREGDVRAVGLAQLYG